GCCGACCATCCCTATGAAAACGAAAATAGCCGTGAGAAGCGGCGTCATCAGAGTTGTGGCAACTACCCGAGGGCATACAAGGAAGTGAAGAGGATTGACCGCCATCGTCTCAAGGGCATCTATCTGCTCCGTGACTTTCATAGTACCAAGTTCTGCCGCCATTGCCGAACAGGCCCGGGCAGTTACCATGAGCGCCGTGAAGACGGGGGCTATCTCACGCGAGAGCGAAAGCCCGATTGTCGCCCCAACGAGCGACTCGGCGTTAAAGAGCGCAAAGGCCTTTCCGGTCTGTAGCGAAAAGACCGCGCCGACAAAAAGACCGGTCAAAAGTATGATGGGGGTCGACCTCACACCGATACTTTCCATCTGGCGGATGAGGTTCGCAATTCTGTAAGGTTTTTTGGGGAGCCACTTTAACATGTCGAACGTAAAAGTACACCAGCGCCCCAAAGAGTGGATGATCTGGTAAATGGCCGCTCCGAACGGTTCAACAATAGGCTC
This region of Deltaproteobacteria bacterium CG11_big_fil_rev_8_21_14_0_20_49_13 genomic DNA includes:
- a CDS encoding ABC transporter permease, producing the protein MERIVSFIEPIVEPFGAAIYQIIHSLGRWCTFTFDMLKWLPKKPYRIANLIRQMESIGVRSTPIILLTGLFVGAVFSLQTGKAFALFNAESLVGATIGLSLSREIAPVFTALMVTARACSAMAAELGTMKVTEQIDALETMAVNPLHFLVCPRVVATTLMTPLLTAIFVFIGMVGAWIVGVHLLEIPHSAFFERLYHYVDVRDFIGGLIKAGVFGFLISIISCYNGFMTKGGAKGVGNATTRAVVVSSVVVLVTDYFLTTWILEYFGRGTV